One window from the genome of Saccharomyces mikatae IFO 1815 strain IFO1815 genome assembly, chromosome: 2 encodes:
- the BSD2 gene encoding Bsd2p (similar to Saccharomyces cerevisiae BSD2 (YBR290W); ancestral locus Anc_2.524), whose product MPEQESLIVQEMSTLHAGSSTEDMIVGNTERARDILNAQTGVEGEIERGSDEEEVDSTEHEGSSSGGNSTTERLVPHQLREQAARHIGRIGRHFNILDRLFKKHTQQSSDLQQGAMFDGVFSNLSAKPDTTETENNNEQDIPPTYDEAAADMAPSYYGMDLNNADIYYDEICIEGLPVGNIANLLWNIIVSTSFQFIGFLITYILHTSHAAKQGSRFGLGLTFIGYGYSMIPNDVSSKVGKNKSLNRMELEDPNEFDDVSLNQQSMTQDKFESHLNHGLDEEKQSIPSLAIIVGLLGAFITFKSIYDYIQVKKMEKKYLNQSPNQA is encoded by the coding sequence ATGCCTGAGCAAGAATCGCTAATAGTGCAGGAGATGAGTACGCTTCATGCAGGTTCGTCTACCGAAGatatgattgttgggaatACGGAGCGAGCTAGGGATATACTAAATGCGCAAACCGGCGTAGAAGGTGAAATAGAGAGAGGATctgacgaagaagaagtggaTAGCACAGAGCATGAAGGGAGCAGTAGTGGAGGAAATAGTACGACCGAACGACTAGTGCCACATCAGTTGAGGGAGCAAGCTGCCAGGCACATAGGTAGAATAGGAAGACATTTTAATATTCTTGATAGACTTTTTAAGAAACACACACAACAGTCTTCAGATTTACAGCAGGGCGCCATGTTTGATGGTGTATTCAGTAACTTAAGTGCAAAGCCAGATACCACAGAAAcggaaaataataatgaacaGGATATACCACCAACGTACGATGAAGCGGCTGCTGATATGGCACCTTCGTATTATGGCATGGATTTAAACAATGCAGATATATATTACGATGAAATATGCATTGAGGGACTCCCAGTAGGAAATATAGCAAATTTATTATGGAATATTATCGTAAGCACgagttttcaatttatagGGTTTTTGATAACTTATATTTTACACACATCACACGCAGCTAAACAAGGCTCACGGTTCGGCCTAGGGTTGACTTTCATTGGGTATGGTTATTCGATGATTCCTAATGatgtttcttcaaaagttggtaaaaataaaagcttAAATAGAATGGAGTTAGAAGACCCGAATGAATTCGATGATGTTAGTCTAAATCAACAATCAATGACGCAGGACAAATTCGAATCACATTTGAATCATGGCctagatgaagaaaaacaaagcaTCCCATCTCTGGCTATCATTGTAGGGCTTTTAGGTGCATTCATCACTTTCAAAAGCATATACGACTACATTCAggttaaaaaaatggagaaaaaatatctaaaCCAAAGTCCTAATCAAGCATAA
- the CTP1 gene encoding Ctp1p (similar to Saccharomyces cerevisiae CTP1 (YBR291C); ancestral locus Anc_2.525): MSSKATKSDVDPLHSFLAGSIAGAAEACITYPFEFAKTRLQLIDKASKASRNPLVLIYKTAKTQGIGSIYVGCPAFIVGNTAKAGIRFLGFDTIKDLLRDRETGELSGTRGVIAGLGAGLLESVAAVTPFEAIKTALIDDKQSPKPKYHNNGRGVIRNYSSLVRDKGLSGLYRGVLPVSMRQAANQAVRLGCYNKIKTLIQDYTDSPKDKPLSSGLTFVVGAFSGIVTVYSTMPLDTVKTRMQSLDSTKYSSTVNCFATIFKEEGLKTFWKGATPRLGRLVLSGGIVFTIYEKVLVMLA, from the coding sequence ATGTCTAGTAAAGCAACGAAAAGCGACGTAGATCCATTACACTCCTTTTTAGCAGGGTCCATCGCTGGTGCTGCAGAAGCATGTATAACATACCCTTTTGAGTTTGCCAAGACGAGGTTACAATTGATCGATAAGGCGTCCAAGGCGTCAAGAAACCCCTTAGTGTTAATTTATAAAACTGCAAAGACACAAGGCATTGGTTCCATTTATGTTGGATGTCCCGCATTCATTGTTGGTAATACCGCCAAGGCTGGTATTAGATTTCTTGGGTTTGACACCATCAAAGACTTGCTAAGAGATCGTGAGACAGGTGAGTTAAGCGGTACAAGAGGTGTGATTGCTGGGTTAGGTGCAGGGCTATTAGAAAGTGTTGCTGCAGTAACACCCTTTGAAGCAATTAAAACCGCCttaattgatgataagCAATCTCCTAAACCAAAATATCATAATAATGGGCGTGGCGTGATACGAAATTATTCATCATTGGTTCGTGATAAAGGGCTTTCCGGCCTTTATCGTGGTGTTTTACCTGTTTCTATGAGGCAGGCTGCAAACCAAGCTGTTAGATTAGGTTGTTACAATAAGATTAAAACATTGATTCAAGATTATACAGATTCACCAAAAGACAAACCTTTATCATCCGGCTTAACTTTCGTGGTGGGTGCATTCAGTGGTATAGTTACTGTCTACTCCACCATGCCACTTGATACTGTTAAAACAAGAATGCAAAGTTTAGACTCCACCAAATATTCCTCTACAGTAAATTGTTTTGCGACCATTTTTAAAGAGGAAGGATTAAAGACATTCTGGAAAGGTGCCACGCCAAGATTGGGTAGGTTAGTCTTGAGTGGTGGTATTGTTTTCACGATCTACGAAAAAGTGTTAGTTATGCTAGCTTAA